One window of the Actinomycetota bacterium genome contains the following:
- a CDS encoding IS110 family transposase, producing MQQLTHIGLDVHKETIAVAVLRPDSVTFDERVIPNTPEAIRKLLSRYPDPSAIATCYEAGPTGYDTHRLVTSLGFPCDVIAPSLIPKRSGVRVKTDRVDARNLARLHRAGELTAIRVPTPCEEAVRDLVRAREEIKADRRIARQRIRSFLLRYGKRYPKGSDRWSSRFEVWMRALRFDEPFAQTAFEHLLGAYFMRDSQLSAVDRQIEEIALLEPLATGVARLRAFRGIDTLTAVTILTETCDFRRFPSASAYMAFTGLVPSEHSSGASKHQGSITKTGNVHIRRVLVEAAWAYRHAPAVRGKLKKRQEGQPPEIVAYSWAAQCRLNAAYRKLAARKGANKAAVAVARELSGFVWGAMTGNMGA from the coding sequence ATGCAACAGCTTACCCATATCGGGCTGGACGTGCACAAGGAGACCATCGCGGTGGCGGTGTTGCGCCCTGACTCGGTCACGTTCGACGAGCGGGTGATACCCAACACACCCGAGGCGATCCGCAAACTGCTTTCACGCTACCCCGACCCGTCAGCGATCGCGACATGCTACGAGGCCGGACCGACGGGTTACGACACCCACCGGCTCGTGACCTCACTCGGCTTCCCCTGTGACGTGATCGCGCCCTCGCTTATCCCCAAGAGATCCGGCGTGCGCGTCAAGACCGATCGCGTCGACGCACGAAACCTGGCACGACTCCATCGTGCCGGCGAGCTCACCGCGATCCGCGTCCCGACGCCTTGCGAGGAGGCCGTGCGTGACCTCGTGCGCGCACGCGAGGAGATCAAGGCCGACAGGAGGATCGCCAGACAGAGGATCAGGAGCTTCCTCCTGCGCTACGGCAAGCGCTATCCGAAGGGGTCGGACAGGTGGTCTTCCCGCTTCGAGGTGTGGATGCGGGCGCTTCGCTTCGACGAGCCTTTCGCGCAGACCGCCTTCGAACATCTGCTGGGCGCCTACTTCATGCGTGATTCACAGCTTTCCGCCGTCGACCGTCAGATCGAGGAGATCGCGCTTCTCGAACCGCTCGCCACCGGCGTGGCGCGCCTTCGTGCGTTCCGGGGCATCGACACGCTCACCGCGGTGACGATATTGACCGAGACGTGTGACTTCAGGAGGTTCCCCTCGGCGTCGGCCTATATGGCGTTCACGGGACTCGTGCCGAGCGAACACTCGAGCGGGGCGTCGAAACACCAGGGGTCGATCACCAAGACCGGCAACGTCCACATACGCCGGGTCCTCGTGGAGGCCGCCTGGGCCTACCGGCACGCACCGGCCGTGCGCGGGAAGTTGAAGAAGCGCCAGGAAGGACAACCGCCCGAGATCGTGGCGTACTCCTGGGCCGCGCAGTGCCGCCTGAACGCCGCCTACCGCAAACTCGCCGCCAGGAAGGGCGCCAACAAGGCGGCCGTCGCTGTGGCCCGAGAACTCTCCGGATTCGTCTGGGGTGCGATGACCGGGAACATGGGGGCGTAA